The genomic DNA AACCGGAGAACTGCTCCCTTCCACTTCTGGGATGTAGGTGGTCAGGAGAAGCTGCGGCCTCTGTGGCGCTCTTACACCCGATGCGCAGATGGCATTGTCTTTGTGGTGGACTCGGTGGACGCCGAACGCATCGAGGAGGCCAAGACGGAGCTGCACAAGATCACACGGCTGGCAGAGAACCAGGGCGTGCCGGTGCTGGTGGTGGCCAATAAACAGGACCTAAGAAACTCGCTCAGCTTGGCTGAGATGGAAAACATGCTGGCTCTGGGTGAGCTCAGCGCcgccaccccctggcacctccAGCCGGCATGTGCTATCATCGGTGAGGGCCTGCAAGAGGGTCTGGAGAAGCTTCACGCCATGATCCTTAAGAGGAGGAAGGTGCTCCGAcagcagaagaggaagagatgatGTGGAAACTATACGATGTGAGGTGGATCTAAAGCTACACAAGAACTCATGTGAGCTGCTACAATCTGCTGCTCCATTGTGTTGCTATGAAAGAGACACAGCGATCCCTATCCAGTCATTGGGCGTCCCCTTTGAAGTCTGACTGGCTAAGTTTGATCCTACCAGTGGGAACTGTTTGTTCAGGTCAGCCAAGTGTTCAGCTCCTGCAGAGGACGGTGGGATTGACTTTTACCCCTGTGGATTTTTGGATGCTAACAATCCTGTATCCTGTCAACAACAAGGGACGCTAAAGTTCTCCCAAAGGAAGTACAGTATTATGCTACACAGCAGCAAGCTATGAAGTTTACACTGAACTCTAAATGTAAAAGACGGACAGTGTCTCTTTTATGTGATTTGTTCAAAATATGTGCTGCCAGTCTGTTCATAAACAATcagtctttatatttttatgctaCCAAAGCTTGTGTTGAGATGAAACACAGGGCCACACATATTACAGCCAACCAATCAAAGTTGTAAATGTCAGTACaatgacagtgttttttttaccatgttGCACAAAAGGGGGGTTTGTCCCAGAAGTTTACATGAAGATAATGATTGACTAAGTACAGGATGCACAATGACCCTAAAACACTATTCAGAATGGCTGCAGTGTTGGTGATAGAAAGCAACTGCCAAATGAAGCTGACATTAAGAGCCAAAAAAACGTTCAGAGCAGTCACACTGATAGCACAACATGTTCATTTATCTGGAAAATGAGTGCTGAATATCAGGTTGTGGTGTGAGCTGGTGGTGGTTGATAGTCCCTCTGTACTGAGGACTACTGGGACCTTCATCAAAGTTACTAATGGATTACCTCCACTACACCATAACTTCTATATAGAGATGATACAACAACTAATCATTAAATAAgaacttcattttaaagttttgtcTTGTAGAAGTAGTCTAAAAAGTAGTCTAAAAGTCAGATGTTTTACCTAGCAAGCTAACATTTGTCTAGGAACATTAGCTTGCTAGCAGGGCAAAGGTTTGTTGTACATTTTTCGATGTTATAAAATGTCTTAGTTTTAGCACGGATACCAAAAATatacttttcaaatgttttttagaAAGCTAAACTTtctaaaaaaagctttttttaatttaccaaAAGAAGTTCATAGaatatgctaacatgctaataaaTATGATATTCACTATTTGACAGTTACAGACATGTTCGTCAATACCAAAAAATTATCGTCATatatttatccttttttctAGCCGACAAATGTAGTGTTGGACTGAAAAAATTCTTCCATGTTACACTTAGTAGTTGTAAAGTTAGCTAAGTGAGTTAGCCTTAGTTTGCTAGCCCTGTGAGCAACCTAGCATTCCTCAGCATTACCAACATTCCTACCCTGTTCCTGACATTCGTTAGCTTACTAAATTAGCTACTACGGTCAGCTTATTTAGTTTTGAATGGCCTCGCTAATTTGTGCagtaatgaaataattaaaactgcggCAGCTCTATCGCCACGCTAATTTAGCTAAATGTTATTTGTCAACAATACAATTCTTTTTGAGTTGTAGTTTTAGTTAGTCCATGGTTTTGGCTTGTGTAGTCTATGCAATGTATTATTAACTGTGATGAAAGGCTCAGTGTATAGCTACCTAGCTGTGGTTAGATTCTTAAAGACCTAACTAATCACACTGAGGTAACTGGGGAGAAAATACAGACACCTGAAAAGTTATCAGCTAATCATGATTATTCTGATAATGGTCCAATAACAGAGCTCCATTTGTAGCTGTAGTTTTTGTAAAAGGTGAGAATTATCGGGGtcgctgtgacatcatcactaaCAAAGCTCCCTTTAGTCGTTTCTTGTATAATCCTGATGATTGACAGGAGTATTTCTCCGTCCTCAGAGACAGGCTGGTGTCAGGACCAGCTTCACCTACATCTGAAGACACATTCACATGTTCAGCAGAGCCACCGTCTCAATGCACTTTAATGGTCCTTTTCCTGACCTTCAAATGGACTCTGACAGAATTCTTTATGATTCTGGAATGGGAAGAAGTGAAATATTGCTTCAAAAGAAGCGTTTTATATATTCAgcatatatatgttatatatatatatatgataagtTGGATACTGTTGCCAGGTTTCACTCTTCCACTCTGTTTAGCAGGGTGTTCGTATTTATGTGTCTGTTGGAATAAAGCAACAAAAgatacgtttaaaaaaaaaaaaaaagtgtgttgtgtg from Scomber scombrus chromosome 16, fScoSco1.1, whole genome shotgun sequence includes the following:
- the arl4ab gene encoding ADP-ribosylation factor-like 4ab — protein: MGNGLSDHALFPCLPSFQALHIVILGLDCAGKTTVLYRLRFNEFVNTVPTKGFNTEKIKVSLGGNRRTAPFHFWDVGGQEKLRPLWRSYTRCADGIVFVVDSVDAERIEEAKTELHKITRLAENQGVPVLVVANKQDLRNSLSLAEMENMLALGELSAATPWHLQPACAIIGEGLQEGLEKLHAMILKRRKVLRQQKRKR